In Gemmata obscuriglobus, a single genomic region encodes these proteins:
- a CDS encoding amidohydrolase family protein, with translation MNTARFALLGALAAAAFVPIAAQKPSDLAPSAYAIRDAKVVTEAGAVLPKATLVIRDGLIAAVGEGVAVPPDALVIEGQGLTVYPGFIDAATTRGYDVALRRSLGGPPAPEDLAADPLVATKPDHRKGLTPEFAVQTAFKLDEESAAPWRKVGFTAQLVTPDGGYFSGTSALVSLSGAVPRDATLRGPVALHARFGRVAGAEYPVSLMGVMAHARQTVLDAGWLKRQWAAYEGRGKTGKRPPADPCLEALWPALDGQLPVAFEADSADEINRALDFAAEFKLKPLIVGGRSAWKVADRLAKEQVPVVLRLDFASAPERESELPVRVREDQERLRQQDVGCAAALHKAGVKFAFTTQGLAPNRFQQNVRKAIAAGLPADAALAALTGTAADILGASSQVGRIAKGRAAHLLVCDGAFDSAATKYKFAFSDGVRFDLTAPTPPSGASAPAPGGDTPTPKKGNRPRPDTDPSPAPTSPAPAPKGPFGSGRPGSERDTPPFNGAALRAVVPMLDAAELTATETEADRKPPVRTGGAVLIRGATVLTGTGKTLPNTDILVESGKIRAIGAGLPPAPGVKVIDANGMFVTAGIIDTHSHFAMSGGINESSLSVVPEVRVRDVIDSEDVQVYRALGGGVTTARLLHGSANVIGGQDAVIKMKYGATAREMLVTSGPRGVKFALGENVKRTDGRFPNSRLGVEAVLVRAFTEAQAYQKKWAEYESRKGTSDPLPEPRRDLRLEALADILKGDVRVHSHCYRSDEILMLLRVADQFGVKVKSLQHVLEGYKVAPEIAAHGASVSLFSDWWAYKIEAFDAIPYAAKLLKDAGASVCLKSDDNELMRHLNQEAAKLVKYCRFTPEEALHTITLNPAKQLGLDARLGTVEVSKDADLAIFNGHPLNSFARCEMTLIEGEIYFQRSPKLTPFDPAAAEPAKPAPKFAALPELPKGTYVLHGGTIHSPGKEPFVGTVTVDAATGKLLHVAQGGLKVGGARPAVREVDCTGLHIFPGMIDAGTVLGLVEIDSARETNDFREGGDFQPDLRASVGINPDSELIPVTRANGVTTALTRPTGSLLPGQGALINLAGWVPAEMVAVDGLTLHIEYPPANAGGFRGGFNPTVAFESDGASAARFRREQKLTQLKELFETARRYDDAKKAGAPVAANPRLDALRPFVRGEKPVVFTAERKADIAGVLKLADELKVKPILSGASEAWKLAEELKRRDVPVILGPVMSIPRETGDKYDAAYTAAAKLHAAGVRFCIRSAGSNNARNLPYEAAMAVAHGLPPEEGLKAVTLYPAEILGVADRFGSIEVGKRANLVIANGDVLQATAQVLCVFVDGKPHEPTSKQSRLFDKYQKRLNEGRERPPGK, from the coding sequence ATGAACACAGCACGTTTCGCGCTGCTCGGCGCGCTGGCCGCTGCCGCCTTCGTACCAATCGCGGCCCAGAAGCCCAGCGACCTCGCCCCGTCCGCTTATGCAATCCGTGACGCAAAGGTCGTTACGGAAGCCGGAGCCGTGCTCCCCAAAGCCACACTCGTGATACGCGACGGGCTAATCGCTGCGGTCGGAGAGGGCGTTGCCGTCCCGCCGGACGCGCTCGTGATCGAGGGGCAAGGGCTCACCGTTTACCCGGGGTTCATCGACGCCGCCACCACCCGCGGCTATGATGTCGCGCTGCGGCGCTCCCTGGGTGGCCCGCCGGCCCCGGAGGATCTCGCCGCCGACCCGCTCGTCGCCACCAAACCGGACCACCGCAAGGGGCTGACGCCCGAGTTCGCGGTTCAAACGGCGTTCAAGCTCGACGAGGAGTCGGCGGCGCCCTGGCGGAAGGTCGGCTTCACCGCCCAACTCGTGACACCCGACGGCGGGTATTTTTCGGGCACCAGCGCGCTCGTGAGCCTGAGCGGGGCGGTCCCGCGCGACGCCACGCTACGGGGTCCGGTGGCGCTGCACGCCCGTTTCGGGCGGGTCGCCGGGGCCGAGTACCCGGTGTCGCTGATGGGGGTGATGGCCCACGCCCGGCAGACGGTGCTCGACGCGGGCTGGCTCAAGCGCCAGTGGGCCGCTTATGAAGGTCGCGGAAAAACTGGCAAGCGCCCGCCCGCGGACCCGTGCCTGGAGGCCCTGTGGCCCGCTCTCGACGGCCAACTGCCGGTCGCCTTCGAGGCCGACTCGGCCGACGAGATCAACCGCGCGCTCGACTTCGCAGCCGAGTTCAAACTGAAGCCGCTGATCGTCGGCGGGCGCAGCGCGTGGAAAGTCGCCGACCGGCTGGCGAAGGAGCAGGTGCCGGTCGTCCTACGGCTCGACTTCGCCTCGGCCCCCGAGCGCGAGTCGGAGTTGCCCGTCCGCGTCCGCGAAGACCAGGAGCGACTGCGGCAACAGGACGTGGGGTGCGCAGCAGCCCTTCACAAAGCCGGGGTGAAGTTCGCGTTCACCACGCAGGGGCTGGCACCGAACCGGTTCCAGCAGAACGTCCGCAAGGCCATCGCCGCCGGGTTGCCCGCGGACGCCGCGCTGGCGGCGCTAACCGGCACCGCCGCCGACATCCTCGGCGCGTCATCTCAAGTGGGCCGCATCGCGAAGGGCCGCGCCGCTCACCTGCTCGTGTGCGACGGCGCGTTCGACTCGGCCGCGACCAAGTATAAGTTCGCGTTCAGCGACGGCGTGCGCTTCGACCTCACCGCACCGACGCCACCCTCCGGCGCTAGCGCACCCGCACCTGGCGGTGACACCCCGACCCCCAAGAAGGGCAATCGGCCGCGACCCGATACCGATCCGTCTCCGGCGCCGACCTCGCCCGCGCCGGCCCCCAAGGGACCGTTCGGGTCCGGGCGGCCGGGGTCCGAGCGCGACACGCCGCCGTTCAACGGCGCGGCGCTGCGTGCGGTGGTGCCAATGCTGGACGCCGCCGAACTCACGGCCACCGAGACCGAGGCCGACCGCAAGCCGCCCGTTCGCACCGGCGGCGCCGTGCTGATCCGCGGCGCCACCGTGCTCACCGGCACCGGCAAAACGCTCCCGAACACCGACATCCTGGTCGAGTCCGGAAAGATCCGCGCCATCGGCGCCGGCTTGCCCCCCGCACCCGGCGTAAAGGTGATCGACGCGAACGGCATGTTCGTGACGGCCGGGATCATCGACACGCACTCCCACTTCGCGATGTCGGGCGGGATCAACGAGTCGTCGCTGTCGGTGGTCCCCGAAGTGCGGGTGCGGGACGTGATCGACTCCGAGGACGTGCAGGTCTACCGCGCGCTCGGGGGCGGGGTGACCACCGCCCGCCTGCTGCACGGCAGCGCGAACGTGATCGGCGGGCAGGACGCGGTCATCAAGATGAAGTACGGAGCGACCGCGCGGGAGATGCTGGTGACCAGCGGGCCGCGCGGGGTGAAGTTCGCCCTCGGCGAGAACGTGAAGCGCACCGACGGCCGGTTCCCGAACAGCCGGCTCGGGGTCGAGGCGGTCCTCGTCCGCGCGTTCACCGAGGCCCAGGCGTACCAGAAGAAGTGGGCCGAGTACGAGTCCCGCAAAGGGACCAGCGACCCGCTGCCGGAGCCGCGGCGCGACCTGCGCCTCGAGGCGCTGGCGGACATCCTCAAGGGCGACGTGCGGGTCCACTCGCACTGCTACCGGTCCGACGAGATCCTGATGCTGTTGCGCGTGGCCGACCAGTTCGGCGTAAAGGTGAAGTCCCTCCAGCACGTGCTCGAGGGCTACAAGGTGGCACCGGAGATCGCCGCGCACGGCGCCAGCGTGAGCCTGTTCAGCGACTGGTGGGCGTACAAGATCGAGGCGTTCGACGCGATCCCCTACGCCGCGAAGCTGCTCAAGGACGCCGGCGCCTCCGTATGCCTCAAGTCGGACGACAACGAGCTGATGCGGCACCTGAACCAGGAGGCCGCGAAGCTGGTGAAGTACTGCAGGTTCACACCTGAGGAAGCGCTGCACACGATCACCCTGAACCCCGCCAAGCAACTCGGACTGGACGCGCGGCTCGGCACAGTCGAGGTGAGCAAGGACGCCGACCTCGCGATCTTCAACGGGCACCCGCTGAACTCCTTCGCGCGGTGCGAAATGACACTGATCGAAGGCGAGATCTACTTCCAGCGGTCGCCGAAGCTCACGCCGTTCGACCCGGCCGCGGCGGAGCCCGCGAAGCCGGCGCCGAAGTTTGCCGCGCTCCCGGAACTGCCGAAGGGCACCTACGTGCTGCACGGGGGCACGATCCACTCACCGGGCAAGGAACCGTTCGTCGGCACGGTCACCGTGGACGCCGCTACCGGCAAGCTCCTTCACGTCGCACAGGGCGGGCTGAAGGTCGGCGGCGCGCGGCCGGCGGTTCGCGAGGTCGATTGCACCGGGCTGCACATCTTCCCCGGCATGATCGACGCCGGGACCGTGCTGGGGCTCGTGGAAATCGACTCGGCCCGCGAGACCAACGACTTCCGCGAAGGCGGCGACTTTCAGCCGGACCTCCGCGCAAGCGTCGGCATCAACCCGGACTCGGAGCTGATCCCCGTGACCCGGGCCAACGGGGTGACCACAGCGCTGACGCGGCCCACCGGATCCCTGCTGCCGGGTCAGGGGGCGCTCATCAACCTCGCGGGCTGGGTGCCGGCAGAAATGGTCGCGGTAGACGGGCTCACGCTCCACATCGAGTACCCCCCGGCGAACGCCGGCGGCTTCCGCGGCGGGTTCAACCCGACCGTCGCGTTCGAGAGCGACGGCGCCTCGGCGGCCCGCTTCCGCCGCGAGCAAAAGCTCACCCAGCTCAAGGAGCTGTTCGAGACGGCCCGCCGGTACGACGACGCGAAGAAGGCCGGCGCGCCGGTCGCGGCCAACCCCCGGCTCGACGCGCTACGGCCGTTCGTGCGCGGCGAGAAGCCGGTGGTGTTCACCGCGGAGCGCAAGGCCGACATCGCCGGCGTGCTCAAACTGGCCGACGAACTGAAGGTGAAGCCGATCCTGAGCGGCGCGTCCGAGGCGTGGAAGCTCGCGGAGGAGCTGAAGCGGCGCGACGTGCCGGTGATCCTGGGACCGGTGATGAGCATCCCGCGCGAGACCGGCGACAAGTACGACGCGGCCTACACCGCGGCGGCCAAACTGCACGCCGCGGGGGTGCGGTTCTGCATCCGGTCGGCGGGCTCGAACAACGCCCGCAACCTGCCGTACGAAGCGGCAATGGCGGTCGCGCACGGGCTGCCGCCGGAGGAGGGGCTGAAAGCGGTGACGCTGTACCCGGCGGAAATCCTGGGCGTGGCCGACCGGTTCGGCTCCATCGAGGTCGGCAAGCGGGCGAACCTCGTGATCGCCAACGGCGACGTGCTCCAGGCGACGGCCCAGGTTCTGTGCGTGTTCGTGGACGGCAAGCCGCACGAGCCGACCAGCAAGCAGAGTCGGCTGTTCGACAAGTACCAAAAGCGGTTGAACGAGGGGCGCGAGCGGCCCCCGGGCAAGTGA
- a CDS encoding RNA polymerase sigma factor, producing MSKRLLFRLLASAPPGTDHVTDAELLRRFAASADSAAFELIVHRHAPAVWAACRRLLAADADAEDAFQAAFLALLRCALDVRTPCVGGWLHRVAVHAALKLRERTRRVTAVEPQQFDATPAAPVEPADSELVAVVHEELARLPERERLPVVLCDLEGLSHADAAKALGWPVGTVSGRLSRARATLRARLGRRGFAPAAFGPVGMAPPHLVTRTLPMTAGQVSPAVASLTEGVLAVLNTTHWIRAVAAAVVVCSGIAGVGSMLAVAPSGTSQPQNAEAVPPPRAPGTPAPKSEITQPGVQNNVEDKRRLKPPTQHSVTAFPELAPPDWGDTPQKRTAALKQLCPRLTGVIDLKADPADDTLRKLLKARLQAGISEHIRTVAALEVTGPGLQFQAEFHDWLADMQAIVAELWDQQPKEQELWLREMLITAKSFERYTELRVQAGALTPQSLDVANRHRLKVETELWKVKNPK from the coding sequence ATGTCGAAACGACTGCTCTTCCGACTGCTGGCTTCTGCCCCGCCCGGGACCGACCACGTCACCGACGCCGAACTGCTGCGCCGCTTCGCCGCGTCCGCCGATTCGGCCGCGTTCGAGCTGATCGTTCACCGGCACGCCCCCGCGGTGTGGGCCGCGTGTCGGCGGCTGCTGGCCGCCGACGCCGACGCCGAGGATGCGTTCCAGGCCGCGTTCCTGGCCCTGCTCCGCTGTGCCCTTGACGTTCGCACCCCGTGCGTGGGCGGGTGGCTCCACCGCGTCGCCGTCCACGCCGCCCTCAAGCTCCGCGAGCGAACGCGGCGCGTCACCGCCGTCGAGCCACAACAGTTCGACGCGACCCCGGCGGCGCCCGTCGAACCGGCCGATTCTGAACTCGTGGCGGTCGTTCACGAGGAACTCGCCCGGTTGCCCGAGCGCGAGCGCCTCCCGGTGGTCCTGTGCGACCTGGAGGGGTTGTCCCACGCCGACGCCGCCAAGGCGCTCGGCTGGCCCGTGGGCACCGTGTCCGGGCGCCTCAGCCGCGCGCGAGCCACACTCCGCGCGCGGCTGGGGCGCCGCGGGTTCGCGCCGGCCGCGTTCGGGCCGGTCGGGATGGCACCGCCGCACCTCGTGACCCGAACCTTACCCATGACCGCCGGACAGGTGTCGCCTGCGGTCGCTTCACTTACCGAGGGAGTTCTTGCAGTGCTGAACACGACGCATTGGATCAGGGCAGTGGCAGCGGCCGTGGTTGTGTGTTCGGGAATCGCCGGCGTCGGCAGCATGTTGGCTGTTGCGCCAAGCGGCACGTCTCAGCCGCAAAATGCTGAGGCGGTCCCGCCCCCGCGTGCTCCGGGCACCCCCGCGCCCAAGAGCGAGATCACACAACCCGGGGTGCAAAACAACGTCGAAGACAAGCGCCGCCTCAAGCCCCCCACCCAGCACTCAGTAACCGCCTTTCCCGAACTCGCTCCGCCCGACTGGGGGGATACGCCGCAGAAGCGCACAGCAGCACTCAAACAACTGTGCCCGCGACTGACCGGAGTGATCGACCTGAAAGCGGATCCGGCAGACGACACGCTGCGGAAGCTACTGAAAGCCCGCCTCCAAGCGGGCATTAGTGAGCACATTCGAACCGTCGCAGCCTTGGAAGTGACCGGCCCCGGCCTGCAATTCCAGGCCGAATTTCACGACTGGCTGGCCGACATGCAAGCCATTGTTGCCGAGCTGTGGGACCAACAGCCAAAGGAACAAGAGCTGTGGCTCAGGGAAATGCTTATTACCGCCAAATCGTTCGAGCGATACACAGAACTCCGCGTGCAGGCCGGCGCATTAACTCCACAATCGCTAGACGTGGCGAACCGACACCGGCTAAAAGTCGAAACGGAATTGTGGAAGGTCAAGAACCCGAAGTAG
- a CDS encoding class I SAM-dependent methyltransferase, with amino-acid sequence MDVREYNRRAWDRQVATGNKWTVPVGPEVTAAARRGEWSVVLTPTRPVPRDWFPSLAGLDVLCLASGGGQQGPVLAAAGARVTVFDNSPAQLARDRSVAERDWLTLTTIEGDMRDLSAFGNGSFGLVFHPCSNGFVPDVRPVWRECFRVLKPDGVLLAGFTNPVLYAFDDVAATDRGELVVRHPIPYSDLTSLTDEERTRYTSKDEPLCFGHTLEDQIGGQLDAGFRMTAFFEDRDPTHPLAKYLPAFIATRAVKP; translated from the coding sequence GTGGACGTGCGCGAATACAACCGCCGGGCCTGGGACCGGCAAGTAGCGACCGGGAACAAATGGACCGTGCCGGTCGGTCCCGAGGTGACGGCCGCGGCCCGGCGTGGTGAATGGTCCGTGGTCCTCACCCCGACGCGACCGGTTCCCCGCGATTGGTTCCCGTCACTGGCCGGTTTGGATGTGTTGTGCTTGGCGTCCGGAGGCGGACAGCAAGGGCCGGTACTGGCAGCCGCCGGAGCCCGAGTTACCGTATTCGACAACTCGCCGGCGCAGCTCGCTCGAGACCGTTCCGTGGCCGAGCGCGACTGGCTGACCCTCACCACCATCGAAGGTGACATGCGGGACCTGTCCGCATTCGGAAACGGATCGTTCGGACTGGTGTTCCATCCGTGCTCCAACGGGTTCGTGCCGGACGTGCGCCCCGTGTGGCGCGAGTGCTTCCGCGTCCTGAAACCCGACGGGGTTCTCCTGGCGGGGTTCACGAACCCGGTGCTGTACGCCTTCGACGACGTGGCCGCCACCGACCGCGGCGAACTCGTCGTGCGGCATCCGATCCCGTATTCGGACCTGACCAGCCTGACGGACGAAGAGCGAACCCGATACACGAGCAAAGACGAGCCGTTGTGCTTCGGGCACACACTGGAAGATCAGATCGGCGGGCAACTGGACGCCGGGTTCCGAATGACCGCCTTCTTCGAGGACCGCGACCCGACACACCCGCTGGCGAAGTACCTGCCCGCCTTCATTGCCACCCGCGCCGTCAAGCCGTGA